Proteins encoded within one genomic window of Ascaphus truei isolate aAscTru1 chromosome 8, aAscTru1.hap1, whole genome shotgun sequence:
- the DENND10 gene encoding DENN domain-containing protein 10 isoform X2: MAAPAAAAGAQLLLSVGLIEKDANGDTLWVWCYPSITGELRELLLRKCCLREGKQSPHNFLYGQYKRTWFYLTAMQVDEVSALEKVTNFCVVLTAKDFNPEKYAAFSQILCRIYLKQGSPVPMMESYISVLTKGACRSEENGTFLCRNYDQRKSFLSGSIKDVVSQFGMETIILYTAVMLKKRIVVYHPRLEALQEFTRTLPAFAWHRQDWSTVHPYVHINQEEIEALRGCPEALTLGKLHKDIGQLIVQSAENAETSDSQVIKDICVKTGEIISTLTSFAEATSDRAKPTINLEHVKQKRFPPATENFLFHLAAAEQMLQT, encoded by the exons ATGGCTGCACCGGCCGCCGCTGCGGGTGCCCAGCTGCTGCTCAGCGTGGGGCTGATCG AAAAAGACGCCAACGGAGACACCTTGTGGGTTTGGTGCTATCCGTCCATAACCGGGGAGCTCAGGGAGCTTCTGCTGAGGAAATGCTGTCTCCGTGAAGGCAAACAGTCTCCTCACAACTTTCTCTATGGCCAGTACAAGAGGACTTGGTTCTACCTCACGGCCATGCAGGTAGACGAAGTGTCGGCCTTGGAGAAG GTCACTAATTTCTGTGTTGTTCTGACTGCCAAAGACTTCAATCCCGAGAAGTATGCGGCCTTCAGCCAGATACTCTGCAG GATATACCTAAAGCAGGGTAGCCCAGTGCCAATGATGGAGAGTTACATCTCTGTCCTCACCAAGGGGGCCTGCCGGAGTGAAGAGAACGGGACGTTTCTGTGCCGCAACTATGACCAGCGCAAATCTTTCCTATCTGGCTCCATCAAAG ACGTGGTGTCACAGTTTGGAATGGAGACCATCATTCTGTATACCGCTGTGATGCTAAAGAAGAGAATCGTTGTGTATCACCCAAGGCTAGAAGCTCTGCAGGAATTCACCAG GACTCTCCCAGCGTTCGCCTGGCACCGGCAGGACTGGTCTACCGTGCATCCCTATGTGCATATAAATCAAGAGGAGATTGAGGCCCTAAGGGGCTGCCCAG AGGCGCTGACGTTGGGCAAATTGCACAAGGACATCGGGCAGCTTATTGTGCAGTCAGCAGAAAATGCAGAGACCTCAGATAGCCAGGTTATCAAG GATATCTGTGTGAAGACCGGAGAGATCATCTCTACCTTAACCTCGTTTGCTGAAGCCACCAGCGACCGGGCAAAACCAACCATCAACTTGGAGCATGTGAAGCAGAAGCGCTTCCCTCCCGCAACAGAAAACTTTCTCTTCCACCTAGCAGCTGCTGAGCAGATGCTGCAGACGTGA
- the DENND10 gene encoding DENN domain-containing protein 10 isoform X1 — MAAPAAAAGAQLLLSVGLIEKDANGDTLWVWCYPSITGELRELLLRKCCLREGKQSPHNFLYGQYKRTWFYLTAMQVDEVSALEKVTNFCVVLTAKDFNPEKYAAFSQILCRIYLKQGSPVPMMESYISVLTKGACRSEENGTFLCRNYDQRKSFLSGSIKDVVSQFGMETIILYTAVMLKKRIVVYHPRLEALQEFTRTLPAFAWHRQDWSTVHPYVHINQEEIEALRGCPGYIAGFHDPGVSNRPDLYDVYVNLAERDIAVSPSAKEALTLGKLHKDIGQLIVQSAENAETSDSQVIKDICVKTGEIISTLTSFAEATSDRAKPTINLEHVKQKRFPPATENFLFHLAAAEQMLQT; from the exons ATGGCTGCACCGGCCGCCGCTGCGGGTGCCCAGCTGCTGCTCAGCGTGGGGCTGATCG AAAAAGACGCCAACGGAGACACCTTGTGGGTTTGGTGCTATCCGTCCATAACCGGGGAGCTCAGGGAGCTTCTGCTGAGGAAATGCTGTCTCCGTGAAGGCAAACAGTCTCCTCACAACTTTCTCTATGGCCAGTACAAGAGGACTTGGTTCTACCTCACGGCCATGCAGGTAGACGAAGTGTCGGCCTTGGAGAAG GTCACTAATTTCTGTGTTGTTCTGACTGCCAAAGACTTCAATCCCGAGAAGTATGCGGCCTTCAGCCAGATACTCTGCAG GATATACCTAAAGCAGGGTAGCCCAGTGCCAATGATGGAGAGTTACATCTCTGTCCTCACCAAGGGGGCCTGCCGGAGTGAAGAGAACGGGACGTTTCTGTGCCGCAACTATGACCAGCGCAAATCTTTCCTATCTGGCTCCATCAAAG ACGTGGTGTCACAGTTTGGAATGGAGACCATCATTCTGTATACCGCTGTGATGCTAAAGAAGAGAATCGTTGTGTATCACCCAAGGCTAGAAGCTCTGCAGGAATTCACCAG GACTCTCCCAGCGTTCGCCTGGCACCGGCAGGACTGGTCTACCGTGCATCCCTATGTGCATATAAATCAAGAGGAGATTGAGGCCCTAAGGGGCTGCCCAG GTTATATCGCTGGCTTCCATGACCCCGGCGTGAGTAATCGTCCCGACCTATACGATGTGTACGTAAATTTGGCAGAGCGCGATATCGCGGTGTCTCCGAGCGCAAAAG AGGCGCTGACGTTGGGCAAATTGCACAAGGACATCGGGCAGCTTATTGTGCAGTCAGCAGAAAATGCAGAGACCTCAGATAGCCAGGTTATCAAG GATATCTGTGTGAAGACCGGAGAGATCATCTCTACCTTAACCTCGTTTGCTGAAGCCACCAGCGACCGGGCAAAACCAACCATCAACTTGGAGCATGTGAAGCAGAAGCGCTTCCCTCCCGCAACAGAAAACTTTCTCTTCCACCTAGCAGCTGCTGAGCAGATGCTGCAGACGTGA